The Lentzea guizhouensis genome contains a region encoding:
- a CDS encoding IclR family transcriptional regulator, protein MGTSSDVPALRRGLAVLRLLAGRPGPVSAASVARELNLPRSTTYHLLSELTEAGFATHFPEEKRYGLGVASFELGSAYLRHDPLERLARPLLRKLADRMEKVAHLGVLHGSEALYLVREQPRQPQSIVSDVGVRLPAHLTASGRAMLAHLPPAQVRAVFPSVAAFVDRTGRGPHNLPALRRLLTVERRQGWAVEDGYVTAGFASVAAPVFDHGERPIAAITLTFRHLCDTPCGQTWPDLAKEVRKAAEDLTLRIGGHVAPNQ, encoded by the coding sequence GTGGGCACCAGCAGTGACGTTCCCGCCCTGCGGCGAGGGCTCGCCGTCCTGCGCCTGCTCGCCGGTCGGCCCGGCCCCGTGTCCGCGGCATCGGTGGCGCGCGAGCTGAACCTGCCCAGGTCAACGACCTACCACCTGCTCTCGGAGCTGACCGAGGCCGGCTTCGCGACGCACTTCCCCGAGGAGAAGCGCTACGGCCTGGGCGTCGCCTCCTTCGAGCTCGGCTCCGCCTACCTGCGGCACGACCCGCTCGAACGGCTGGCCCGGCCGTTGCTGCGCAAGCTCGCCGACCGGATGGAGAAGGTCGCCCATCTGGGTGTCCTGCACGGCTCGGAGGCCCTGTACCTGGTCCGCGAACAACCGCGGCAGCCGCAGTCGATCGTCTCCGACGTGGGCGTCCGCCTGCCCGCACACCTGACCGCCTCCGGCCGCGCGATGCTGGCCCACCTGCCGCCGGCGCAGGTCAGGGCGGTGTTCCCGTCGGTGGCGGCGTTCGTCGACCGCACCGGCCGGGGCCCGCACAACCTGCCGGCGCTGCGCCGGTTGCTGACGGTCGAACGGCGGCAGGGCTGGGCGGTCGAGGACGGGTACGTGACCGCCGGGTTCGCCTCGGTGGCGGCACCGGTGTTCGACCACGGCGAGCGGCCGATCGCGGCGATCACGCTGACGTTCCGCCACCTGTGCGACACGCCGTGCGGGCAGACGTGGCCGGACCTGGCCAAGGAGGTGCGCAAGGCGGCCGAGGACCTGACCTTGCGGATCGGTGGTCACGTGGCGCCGAACCAGTAA
- a CDS encoding SigE family RNA polymerase sigma factor yields the protein MTPSFDDFVAEQVTPLLRYATVLTCDPHLAQDVVQEVLLRAQQKWDRIGSVDLPHAYVKRMVTNEYLSWRRRRAAKDVALCTTTLESVTPPVGDTTHHYDEREAMLQRIAKLPRKQRAAVVLRYYENYEDSEIAQMLGCAEGTVRSHISRALATLRLEHTPQPAGVGSRLGEGLS from the coding sequence TTGACACCGAGTTTCGATGACTTCGTGGCAGAACAGGTGACCCCGTTGCTGCGCTACGCCACCGTGCTCACGTGCGACCCGCACCTGGCCCAGGACGTGGTCCAGGAAGTGCTGCTGCGCGCGCAGCAGAAGTGGGACCGCATCGGTTCAGTCGACCTCCCTCACGCCTACGTCAAGCGCATGGTGACCAACGAGTACCTCTCGTGGCGCAGACGCAGGGCCGCCAAGGACGTCGCCCTCTGCACGACCACCCTGGAGTCCGTCACACCGCCCGTCGGGGACACCACGCACCACTACGACGAGCGCGAAGCCATGTTGCAGCGGATCGCCAAGCTGCCCCGCAAACAGCGGGCGGCCGTGGTACTCCGCTACTACGAGAACTACGAGGACTCGGAGATCGCACAGATGCTCGGTTGTGCCGAGGGAACCGTGCGCAGCCACATCTCGCGTGCGCTGGCCACACTCCGCCTGGAACACACGCCGCAACCCGCTGGTGTCGGGTCGCGGCTCGGGGAGGGCCTGTCGTGA
- the hutU gene encoding urocanate hydratase, which translates to MTTVRADRGTELTAKQWSTEAALRMFHNNLDPDVAERPEDLVVYGGTGKAARDWPSFEAISRELKNLEADETLLVQSGRPVGVMRTHEWAPRVLIANSNLVPDWANWPEFRRLEAEGLTMYGQMTAGSWIYIGTQGILQGTFETFAAVATKRFNGTLRGTLTVTAGLGGMGGAQPLAVTMNEGVALCIEVDPHRAQRRLETRYLDEIADDLDSAVERVLAAKAAGEAVSVGVVGNAAEILPELLRREVPVDIVTDQTSAHDPLAYLPVGVPLDEWQDYAAAKPDEFTDRARESMADHVEAMVGFMDRGAEVFDYGNSIRGEAQLGGYDRAFAFPGFVPAYIRPLFCEGKGPFRWAALSGDPADIAKTDKAILELFPENEQLARWIKMAGERVEFQGLPARICWLGYGERHLAGLKFNEMVANGELSAPIVIGRDHLDCGSVASPYRETESMADGSDAIADWPLLNALVNTASGATWVSIHHGGGVGIGRSIHAGQVTVADGTELAAQKIERVLTNDPGMGVIRHVDAGYDEAKTVAADKGVPIPMLHRPMEG; encoded by the coding sequence ATGACCACCGTTCGTGCCGATCGAGGAACCGAGCTGACCGCCAAGCAGTGGTCGACCGAGGCCGCGCTGCGGATGTTCCACAACAACCTCGACCCCGACGTGGCCGAGCGCCCCGAGGACCTGGTCGTCTACGGCGGCACCGGCAAGGCCGCGCGCGACTGGCCGTCGTTCGAGGCGATCTCCCGTGAGCTGAAGAACCTCGAGGCCGACGAGACGCTGCTGGTGCAGTCCGGCCGTCCGGTCGGTGTCATGCGCACGCACGAGTGGGCGCCGCGGGTGCTGATCGCGAACTCGAACCTGGTGCCGGACTGGGCGAACTGGCCCGAGTTCCGCCGGCTGGAGGCCGAGGGCCTCACGATGTACGGGCAGATGACCGCCGGGTCGTGGATCTACATCGGCACCCAGGGCATCCTGCAGGGCACCTTCGAGACGTTCGCCGCGGTCGCGACCAAGCGCTTCAACGGCACCCTTCGCGGAACCCTCACGGTCACCGCGGGCCTCGGCGGCATGGGGGGCGCGCAACCGCTCGCCGTGACGATGAACGAGGGCGTCGCGCTGTGCATCGAGGTCGACCCGCACCGCGCCCAGCGGCGGCTGGAGACCCGCTACCTCGACGAGATCGCGGACGACCTGGACTCCGCGGTCGAACGCGTGCTGGCCGCGAAGGCCGCCGGTGAGGCCGTCTCCGTCGGTGTCGTGGGCAACGCGGCGGAGATCCTGCCGGAGCTGCTGCGCCGTGAGGTCCCCGTCGACATCGTCACCGACCAGACCTCGGCGCACGACCCGCTGGCGTACCTGCCGGTCGGCGTTCCGCTGGACGAGTGGCAGGACTACGCGGCCGCGAAGCCGGACGAGTTCACCGACCGTGCCCGCGAGTCGATGGCCGACCACGTCGAGGCGATGGTCGGGTTCATGGACCGCGGCGCCGAGGTGTTCGACTACGGCAACTCGATCCGCGGCGAGGCCCAGCTCGGCGGCTACGACCGGGCGTTCGCGTTCCCCGGCTTCGTGCCCGCCTACATCCGGCCGCTGTTCTGCGAGGGCAAGGGCCCGTTCCGCTGGGCGGCGCTGTCCGGCGACCCGGCCGACATCGCCAAGACCGACAAGGCGATCCTGGAGCTCTTCCCGGAGAACGAGCAGCTGGCCCGCTGGATCAAGATGGCGGGGGAGCGCGTCGAGTTCCAGGGCCTGCCCGCCCGCATCTGCTGGCTGGGCTACGGCGAACGGCACCTCGCGGGCCTGAAGTTCAACGAGATGGTCGCGAACGGCGAGCTGTCCGCGCCGATCGTGATCGGCCGCGACCACCTCGACTGCGGCTCGGTGGCCTCGCCGTACCGGGAGACCGAGTCGATGGCCGACGGCTCCGACGCGATCGCCGACTGGCCGCTGCTGAACGCGCTGGTCAACACGGCCTCGGGTGCGACCTGGGTGTCGATCCACCACGGTGGTGGCGTGGGCATCGGCCGGTCGATCCACGCCGGCCAGGTGACCGTGGCGGACGGCACCGAGCTGGCCGCGCAGAAGATCGAACGCGTGCTGACCAACGACCCCGGCATGGGTGTGATCCGGCACGTGGACGCGGGGTACGACGAGGCGAAGACGGTGGCCGCGGACAAGGGCGTCCCCATCCCAATGCTGCACAGGCCGATGGAGGGCTGA
- a CDS encoding allantoate amidohydrolase has translation MLEQISDVGRDAKRGGYSRHGYDKPELELRHWFVEQAVRRGLTVETDRNGNLWAWWGERGDDALVTGSHLDSVPGGGAFDGPLGVTSALEAVDLLRAKGFEPARPFAITVFAEEEGGRFGVACLGSRLLTGAIAPEKALALKDPDGVTLAEAMKAAGYDPALVGRDDRALERIGQFVELHVEQGRGLTVPVGVASSILAHGRWRFTFAGEGNHAGATLVEDRRDPMLPAAQLVLAARRAARGGGRATVGRLVPNPGGTNVIASTVDVWLDARDSDDERTRAMVAEIAEAARQAAEEEGCELRMTEESYGDTVYFDSGLRDDIAGALGGVPALPTGAGHDAGILAAHVPTAMLFVRNPTGVSHAPEEFAEQADVDEGVKALAATIEHLGS, from the coding sequence ATGCTGGAGCAGATCAGCGACGTCGGCCGTGACGCCAAGCGCGGCGGCTACTCGCGCCACGGCTACGACAAGCCAGAGCTGGAGCTGCGGCACTGGTTCGTGGAGCAGGCGGTCCGGCGCGGTCTCACCGTGGAGACCGACCGGAACGGCAACCTCTGGGCGTGGTGGGGCGAGCGCGGCGACGACGCGCTCGTCACCGGCAGCCACCTGGACTCCGTTCCCGGTGGCGGTGCCTTCGACGGTCCGCTGGGCGTGACGTCGGCGCTGGAGGCCGTGGACCTGCTGCGGGCCAAGGGCTTCGAGCCCGCTCGGCCGTTCGCGATCACGGTCTTCGCCGAGGAGGAGGGTGGCCGGTTCGGCGTCGCGTGCCTGGGCTCGCGGCTGCTGACCGGTGCCATCGCGCCGGAGAAGGCGTTGGCGCTCAAGGACCCGGACGGCGTCACCCTGGCGGAGGCGATGAAGGCGGCCGGCTACGACCCGGCTCTGGTGGGCCGCGACGACCGGGCGTTGGAGCGCATCGGCCAGTTCGTGGAGCTGCACGTCGAGCAGGGCCGTGGCCTCACCGTGCCCGTCGGCGTCGCTTCGAGCATCCTCGCCCACGGCCGGTGGCGGTTCACGTTCGCGGGCGAGGGCAACCACGCCGGTGCCACGCTGGTCGAGGACCGGCGCGACCCGATGCTGCCGGCCGCGCAGCTGGTGCTGGCGGCGCGGAGAGCGGCTCGCGGTGGAGGACGGGCGACCGTGGGGAGGCTCGTCCCCAACCCCGGTGGCACCAACGTCATCGCGTCCACTGTGGACGTGTGGCTGGACGCCCGCGACTCCGACGACGAACGCACTCGTGCGATGGTCGCCGAGATCGCGGAGGCGGCTCGGCAGGCCGCCGAGGAGGAGGGCTGCGAGCTGAGGATGACCGAGGAGTCCTACGGCGACACGGTGTACTTCGACTCCGGGCTGCGGGACGACATCGCGGGCGCGCTCGGCGGCGTGCCGGCGCTGCCCACGGGTGCGGGCCACGACGCGGGCATCCTCGCCGCGCACGTGCCGACGGCGATGCTGTTCGTGCGCAACCCGACGGGCGTGAGCCACGCGCCGGAGGAGTTCGCCGAGCAGGCCGACGTCGACGAGGGCGTCAAGGCCCTGGCCGCCACGATCGAACACCTCGGCTCATGA
- the hutI gene encoding imidazolonepropionase → MSVLITGIGELTTNTDETGDALVVDGDRIAWVGPAAQAPAADERVDVEGRAVLPGWVDSHTHLVFAGDRTAEFGARMAGEPYTAGGIAVTVGATRGASDEQLSEVVRKHVAEALRQGTTSLETKTGYGLNVRDEVRSARIAGEHVEEVTFLGAHLVPPGEDADTYVDLVRGEMLDAVAPLVRWADVFCEKGAFDYDQSKAVLTAAAQKGLGLRVHGNQLGEGPGVRLAVELGAASVDHCTYLSSADVDALASSDTVATLLPACDLSTRQSLPPARALLDAGATVALASNCNPGSSYTSSMAFCVTTAVLQMFMSVEEAVRAATLGGARALRRDDIGVIRVGARADLHVLDAPSITHLAYRPGVPLTHGVWKSGDRVI, encoded by the coding sequence ATGAGCGTGCTGATCACCGGCATCGGTGAGCTCACCACCAACACCGACGAGACCGGCGACGCGCTGGTCGTCGACGGCGACCGGATCGCCTGGGTCGGGCCGGCGGCGCAGGCGCCCGCGGCGGACGAGCGGGTCGACGTCGAGGGCCGGGCGGTGCTGCCGGGCTGGGTCGACTCGCACACCCACCTGGTCTTCGCGGGCGACCGCACCGCCGAGTTCGGTGCGCGGATGGCCGGCGAGCCGTACACGGCGGGCGGTATCGCGGTCACGGTCGGTGCGACCCGCGGTGCGTCCGACGAGCAGCTGTCCGAGGTCGTGCGCAAGCACGTCGCGGAGGCGTTGCGGCAGGGCACCACCTCCCTGGAGACCAAGACCGGTTACGGCCTGAACGTGCGGGACGAGGTGCGGTCGGCCCGGATCGCCGGCGAGCACGTCGAGGAGGTCACGTTCCTCGGCGCCCACCTGGTGCCGCCGGGCGAGGACGCCGACACCTACGTCGACCTGGTGCGCGGCGAGATGCTCGACGCGGTGGCACCGCTGGTGCGCTGGGCCGACGTGTTCTGCGAGAAGGGCGCCTTCGACTACGACCAGTCGAAGGCCGTGCTGACCGCGGCCGCTCAGAAGGGGCTGGGCCTGCGCGTGCACGGCAACCAGCTCGGCGAGGGCCCCGGCGTGCGGCTGGCCGTCGAGCTCGGCGCCGCGTCCGTCGACCACTGCACCTACCTGTCGTCGGCCGACGTCGACGCGCTGGCTTCGTCGGACACCGTCGCCACGCTGCTGCCGGCCTGCGATCTCTCCACCCGCCAGTCGCTGCCGCCCGCCCGCGCGCTGCTCGACGCGGGTGCGACGGTCGCGCTGGCCAGCAACTGCAACCCCGGCTCGTCCTACACCTCGTCGATGGCGTTCTGCGTGACCACGGCGGTTCTCCAGATGTTCATGAGCGTCGAGGAGGCCGTCCGGGCGGCGACGCTGGGTGGCGCGCGGGCGCTGCGGCGTGACGACATCGGCGTGATCCGCGTCGGTGCCCGTGCTGACCTGCACGTCCTGGACGCGCCGTCGATCACCCACCTCGCCTACCGGCCGGGCGTGCCGCTCACCCACGGCGTGTGGAAGAGCGGCGACCGGGTGATCTGA
- a CDS encoding S8 family peptidase has product MARRGRVAIAAALGVAATAMWTPTATAEEDVLPGAGAQAVEGSYIVVLKDGVRTPASALASRYHGSVRHTFSTALNGFSVNGMSEQQARRLAADPAVDFVERNTFATIQGTQTNPTWGLDRIDQASLPLNRSYTYPNTASNVTAYILDTGIRKTHVDFENRAADGYDFISNDSVAQDCNGHGTHVAGTVGGKSYGVAKQVKLVGVRVLDCAGSGPWDGIIRAIDWVTQNAKKPAVVNMSLGGSGTNSSLENAVRRSIGSGVTYVLAGGNSGQDACTFTPARTPEAITVGASDRSDRRSIWSAGSSNHGRCLDIWAPGSEIVSASHSSDTGTRSMGGTSMASPHVAGAAALYLSANPSATPAQVRVPW; this is encoded by the coding sequence ATGGCAAGACGAGGTCGTGTGGCAATTGCCGCCGCACTCGGCGTCGCCGCCACCGCGATGTGGACGCCCACCGCCACCGCCGAGGAGGACGTGCTGCCCGGTGCGGGTGCGCAGGCGGTCGAGGGCAGTTACATCGTGGTGCTGAAGGACGGTGTGCGCACCCCTGCGAGCGCACTGGCGTCCCGTTACCACGGTTCTGTCCGGCACACCTTCAGCACCGCGCTGAACGGGTTCTCGGTGAACGGCATGTCCGAGCAGCAGGCCCGCAGGCTGGCTGCCGACCCGGCCGTCGACTTCGTCGAGCGCAACACCTTCGCGACGATCCAGGGCACCCAGACCAACCCGACGTGGGGGCTGGACCGGATCGACCAGGCGAGCCTGCCGCTGAACCGCAGCTACACGTACCCGAACACCGCGTCGAACGTCACCGCGTACATTCTCGACACAGGCATCCGGAAGACGCACGTCGATTTCGAGAATCGCGCCGCGGACGGCTACGACTTCATCAGCAACGATTCAGTGGCGCAGGATTGCAACGGCCACGGAACACATGTCGCGGGCACCGTCGGCGGTAAGAGCTACGGTGTGGCGAAGCAGGTCAAACTCGTCGGCGTGCGCGTGCTCGACTGCGCGGGCAGCGGTCCGTGGGACGGCATCATCCGCGCGATCGACTGGGTCACGCAGAACGCGAAGAAGCCGGCCGTCGTGAACATGAGCCTCGGCGGCAGCGGGACGAACAGCTCGCTGGAGAACGCCGTGCGGCGCTCGATCGGCTCCGGCGTCACCTACGTGCTCGCGGGCGGCAACAGCGGCCAGGACGCGTGCACCTTCACCCCGGCCCGCACGCCGGAGGCGATCACCGTCGGCGCGTCCGACCGCTCCGACAGGCGTTCGATCTGGAGCGCCGGCTCGTCGAACCACGGCCGATGCCTGGACATCTGGGCGCCCGGCAGCGAGATCGTGTCCGCGTCGCACAGCAGCGACACCGGCACGCGCTCGATGGGCGGCACGTCGATGGCCTCGCCGCACGTGGCGGGTGCGGCGGCGCTCTACCTGAGCGCCAACCCGAGCGCGACCCCGGCCCAGGTGCGCGTGCCCTGGTGA